The DNA window CATTTTTCTGTGGAATTGGACTCATCCTTCCATCTTCAGTCCATTTTCCCTATAGCAACCCCCACACCCACCCATCACCAACCAAGGGCTACAGAAAGAGGGGAGTCAGCAATTTGTTTTTGCTCCAAGCCCCAATTCATATTACCCcatattcccccaccccccccacccaacCCCTCCCTCTCAACCCCACACCAGGATTTCATAGAGATTTTTCCCAGGAGatgtttggaaaaataaaacacaaaaaaagattcaagGTCTTGGTGCTCAACCCGAGGGGCTCCATGCGCTGGGACACCGTCGGGCAGGGGCTTCTGCCTCTCCGGCCCGCACCCAGGCCACCTCCTGACCCCCTAGCCGCTAAGGCAAGGAGGGGCAGGAGCCAGCACAGGACCCAGGGGGGCAGCGTCTCAGGATCTGTCGGGAGCCCCGGGAAGCATCATTCAACTTGGCCACTGCGGACgaacacagaagaaaaaataaaaacactgtcAAGTAACAGGGGAAAAAGTATCCAGCCCCATATCTCTCCCCACCCAATGGTTCTGCTCCATACTTGACAACTGTTAAGCCACTTGGCTTTCTCCCCATTCCCATCCATACAGGGAAACTCTTTTATTTCTCCCAGagcagcaaaaggaaaaggaagtggggAGAAGTTCCCCATCTTATTTTTCCCACAGTAGCATTCTCCTTGCCCCTCTGCAGCACCTGGGGATGCTCCAAGAAACAAAAATCATCCTTTAGACAAAGAACAAAAGCCATGTGGGGTTTCAAATCTGAGAGGTAATTTCTTGGTTCAGAGAAGGCTCTATTTCAGAGGTAGGACTCAAACCATTCAAAATGGTTAAGCTGATTGAGGAAGCAGGACTGATGGTGTGGGGACACCTGAGTAGATGATGGAAGCTGACAGTTCTGTTGTTTTGATCTTATACAAAAATGTCTTTTGGAGAGAACACAACCAAAATCCAACTTTTGATCAAGAATATTTgaacttattttgaaaaaaacTTTCTTTGTTAACAAAGTTATGAAACTCCACACTGAAGAAAAGGGCAGGCAGCTAGAAAATTATTTGGTTCCCTGCTTTTGTAGTTCTGGGAAATGGACATGGAGGAGGGCAATGGAGGCCTGATTTTCCTATCTCTTCTATGTGTTCCCTAACAGCCAAACTTCATTATGATCATCAGTCCTGAGGCCTCACACTGGGCAATGAAAAGAGTAACTTGGAACGGAAAGAAATGAACAGAGAACTCAAGAAGATTGGAGATGAAAAGGACgtacaaaaattatatatatatttatatatataataatatatgcgACATATTTATGTACAAAGTGGTTGGGACAGGGGAGGCAGCTATACAGGGTGCTTAGCAATTCTCCCCTTCCACATGGGGCTTGAGACATAGGAAGAGAGCATGAGGAAATGGAGcaagaaacacaaaaataattatatacatttacAAGTGAGAGCCAGTGAAATTGTGGGTCAGGAAGACTGTGGCCCTGATCCTCCCATACCCTATCTACTCAAGTGGCAGCAAGAAATCGGACTGGCTAAGCAGGAGggaagtatatatacacatagtatctatatacacacatcatCAAGTTGATCAGTTAGTCATTCACATAAGTTGAGTGAACGGATTATCAggatttatataataaaaaggcAAGTAGGGAACAACATTCACCCTGACCCTCTCTAATAAGTAACAGCATTGAGGCATAACCTGCTCACACAATTCTACTCAGGCCAAGGCACACTTGCTCCTCTTGACCACTTGCACCCCCTTCCCTTGACCTGTCCTCTTTCTTCCTAGTTGGGAGTCTTAACCACTAGGAAAGCGTTTTCGAGCACCTCCTATACTACCCACTTTCCTTGGTCTCCTCTAAGGGAAGATCGGCTGCTCCGTGTCTTCGGCTCTGCTGATACTCCTTGCCCTTTGAAGAGTAGGTCCTTCCATTCCTTTCCTATTCCAGCTCCCTAACAACATATGCAAAACATGGGCCTTCATGTATTTATGATGAGCAGGCTCCCACATGCCCAAGGACCATACCCTCAGCTACTTTTCAGGCCTGGAGCTAATGCAGGCTAGGAAAGAGGATGAGTCAGAGACAAGCATCCATAATTGGCTCCTCAATCATTTTCCCCCTGGTCCTGACACTGTGgggcctcccccccccaaccctgttACACCCCCCAAACTTCACTTTCAGATCTCTATGTGCAATCCTTAATGGAATCAACCTATAGCTCTGCCCTGGCTGAAACCCACATCAAGCAACTGCTGAATTGCAGAGTCTATCACTTTAAAGTCACATGATTTACAGCAAAAAAGCTTTTCAAGCAGAAACTCAGAAAGCTAGAAGCAACTAGCTAGTCCAGCGCCTGcagttaaaaggaaaaggaaaggaatctaAAGAGGTTAAACAACTCATTCAAGGTCACACTACTAATTAGTGGCCTAAAGGTAACAGAACTCAAGCAACGAGTGGAAGCAGGTCCTCCAAACCACACCAGCAAACTGCCACGTGAAGACAGAGCAAAGGTCAGCCTTCACTGAAAATATCTGATGGAGGAGTGGACAGGCAGGCTTTTAAAGTTTTGCACAAGTAAATGagtttcctccctctctccctttctctgattCTCCTAACCTGCCTCAGTAAAAGAACTGTTACTAGCCCAAAGGATGCTTTCCATCCACCTGACCTTTATCCCTTGACTATAGATCACATCCACCAGGGATGCCATCCCTATCACAAAAGGATCTCTGACTcattccttcccacctcctcaGGGTTCAGGCAGAAcaaatccaggatgactcctttCCCCACCCAACTTATAAGAGCTAGTAAGTTATACCATCATCCAATGCCAATACCTCTTATTAAGGAGGATTTCCAAGGCTGCAGGTGATACCCTGAAAATCTTCCTTGTTAACAAAAGGTCATGAACTGAGATGAGAGCCTCTCTTCAACccaccttcccccttcctcaGCAGCCTCCAGCTACCAACACCAGGTCCAAAGTCATCTCTCGATTTGCTTGCTCCCTTTTGGTTAGATTACTGTGAAGATCTGAATGACTAATTgctcagcccagcccagcctaTAATACAGAGAAGTCCAatggtggaggagggggagggaaggggcacAGGTTACCCCGCAAGCTTGCTGGTGACGAGGGAGGACTTTCTCTGGGGCAGGTCCTGCGGTGTAGGGATGTGGTCGCCTGTCACCGAGTTCTTGTCTGGCCCTGCACTTGGCAGCTGTTTGTTCTTCATCTTGGCTTTGGCCATGTTGTAGTCTCCTGAGTCAAAGTACTTTTGCTAGAAGACAAGAGGTGAAAATTTAGACAAAAGTGGGGTCTAGGACTTCTGTGCTGACTCAAAACGGAAATATGCATTTTGACCTTCCTTCTAAACCCTGTTCAAAACTCACATTTACCAAGAATTTAGTATCTCAAGTTCTGATCACTACTTGCATATATATTTTGTTCATGTTGTTTATGATTCTTTATCTAAATCGTTTTCCTGTAATCACATCTCATTTTTCCACTTTACAAGCTGAATCCCTAGAGGTCAGGAACcatacttccttcttcctctttattcTATGCCATAGCACTCAAAAGAGAGCACAATCAATATTGATGAATGAACAAGGGAGTAAGGGAAGGAGCTTGACTGGTCTATTGGTCAGTCTTTGGTAGTCTCATCCATCAGCTGGAGATAAACTTAGGCCTTACAGAACAGTTGCAGAGATGAAATGAACCCCCTAGGCCAGGAAGTGAGAAGCTGAGCTAGTCTGAGGAAAATTtgatctctcctctttcctttataCTTTTCCACTGCTGAAAAATGCCTTCCTTGCATTGTACTCAGCAAGGGGAGTCAAAAGTCAGCCTCCTATCACCATCTGTGACTAATACTCATGAACTAAGCTTTCCATTTTACTTACAAAAGGAAGCATCTTCTAGCTCTTTAGGCACCTTGGGAGCCAAAGAATCCCAAAAAAGTGGCTAGAAAGATAGAACCTCTCCTTCCTTAGGGGGAAATCATCCTGGATAAGATTAACAAAGGCTGGAGCTACCTCCAAGGGGCTGGAGGAGTCTTATTATTCATGGCATGAAGGGGGATTTCTATAGTAGGGATGGTGTGGCCTTCCCTTCAATAAGGCTCCGCAAGATTTAACAAGACACACCACTAAGATTCATACATATACCCATTATTCTTCAGCTGTCGAGTGGGCAAATATCCATAAAACAAATACCAAAACAACAACCTAGAAACCATTTTTAGGGAAGTCAGGGCTCATTCTCTCCCACTGTCCTCTACTCATCTAAATGAAGCCTCCTTGAACCTCTCCTTTATCAGTTTTTTTCCTCCTGGGAGGGTAAATGTGAACCGCTATCATAATAAAGTTAAGAATAACCTATTAGACTTCTTTTAAACTTCTGAGCCACCTAGGGATGCCAATCCTGATTAATCCAAAAAACAGTTTATAGTGTTGTTGGTTCCCAAAAAAGGGACAGCAAGACATCTATAgacttcttcctcctcatttctcctTCACTCTCCTCCCTCTAAGCTGCTCTCACAGCCTGCAGGGCCCAAACGACAACAAAGAATAGGCAGTGCCTCATACCCCCTTCTGGAGTCTTTTCATGAGGAAGTCAGAGCCCCCAGGCTTTTGTCCCAGGCTTGGGTATTTGGCCTTTAGCTTTGCCTCCTCTGCTCTCTCTGGGAGAATACCTTCCTTCTCCTGGGTGTCCTGGGAAAATAAACAGGAACCATTTGGTTAAACTAACGACCAAGGAGCAGCTTCAGTTAATGCCCAACATTTGTGCCCACCCCCTACTCctgtttaaataaatatttccacAAGGCCAAGACAATTCCCACCTCACCAAGGGTAAGAAAAGCTGTATTGCACACTATAACTGTTGACCAATCCCCCTGGTTTACAAGACCTAGCTAGGGAAGGGTCAATACCCAAATATAGCACTTTTAGCCATGGAGCAATGGTCATGTTAAATAGAATCAGGGACCACATGGCTCATTCCCAGCATGGAAGCTCAAAAGCCAAGGACAAACTTTGGGTGCCCCAAGATGAACAGGGCTACCTAAACTAGCAAAGAAAAGGCTAAGAAAGACAAATGGAATGGCAGGTTCTACACAGAGTTCTCTCTTATTGTCAGAAGTTTTAACTGTACAGAGACAATAAAAGTCTCACCACAAAACTCCATTCATTTCTAATCTCTCCCTTCTGCCTCATCTACAAATCTATGTAGAAAACAGAATTCGTAGGCTTTGGCCACTCCTCCTTTTCATTTACATCCATTTAGAcagtaagctcctggagggtggGGGActatttgttgtctttctttgtatccccagtctttAGTAcaaggcctggcacacagtaagcatttaataaatgactgttggtTGACTGACTTCCTGCTTCTGTCCAGGGCACCACCACATTAGCTCTGTGCCTTAATACCCATgtaaccatgaacaagtcacaacctctgagtGTCTTgtttcctaaattgtaaaatgaaaagattaggtTATATGACATTTAAGATCCCTTACAGCTCTGAAACTACaatcctttcagtcacccagTCAAaatcttggtgtcatccttgCCTTCTCACCGTCTCACTGTCATCAGCTGACAGGTCTTGACCATTTTATTTCCATACCATTCCTCATATCTGTCCCcctttctctactcacacagccactatCCTAGACATGCAGAGTAGGCTGTGTGCACTGTTCCTCCAGGAAAGAGTCGATGGGAATGCTACCAAGCTTTTGCTCTATACCTACTCATGGACACCATCCTAATTCATGCCCTCACCATTTCTCACCTGCACTATGGCCGCAgcatcctaattggtctccttgcatctgtttctctcctttccaatcaACCCTCCACCTAACCGCCAAATTTATACTTCCAAAGCACAGATATGGACACGTCACTCCcctcttcagtggctccctaatgtctgtaggataaaatgcaaaagctcctgtttggcatttagagTCAGCCTAGTGCTAACCTATCTTTTCAGGCCAATTACATTTGATTCTCCCAATGAGCTCTATCTTTCAGCCAAACTGACCCACCTCTTTGCTATGCCTCCTGCATGATATTCTATCTCCTCTTTCCCTGCCTgggatgctctctctcctcacctctatctcttagaacccctagcttcctttaaggctccATTAAGGGCCCCCTCCTACAAGAGGCCTTCCCTAATGCCCCAGAAGTGCCTTGGTTTCTATT is part of the Dromiciops gliroides isolate mDroGli1 chromosome 4, mDroGli1.pri, whole genome shotgun sequence genome and encodes:
- the ENSA gene encoding alpha-endosulfine isoform X1 — encoded protein: MSQKQEAENPSEETGEEKQDTQEKEGILPERAEEAKLKAKYPSLGQKPGGSDFLMKRLQKGQKYFDSGDYNMAKAKMKNKQLPSAGPDKNSVTGDHIPTPQDLPQRKSSLVTSKLAGGQVE
- the ENSA gene encoding alpha-endosulfine isoform X2, with protein sequence MSQKQEAENPSEETGEEKQQKYFDSGDYNMAKAKMKNKQLPSAGPDKNSVTGDHIPTPQDLPQRKSSLVTSKLAGGQVE